The Phormidium sp. PBR-2020 DNA segment TTGGAAATACTGACGTCGAACCGACGCATCCACCTGACGAAAAGACCAAGCACTATAGTCCCCTCGTCGGGCATGGGCTAAGCTTTCATCATTGATATCCGTCCCCATGATCTGCAAGTCCCAGCGATCGCGATCGCTCAGTAACTCCCAAAGAACCATCGCTAACGAATAGGGTTCCTCACCCGAAGCACAAGCGGCACTCCAAATCTTCAACTGGGGACGTTGTCCCTGTTGGGCGGCGATGTTGCGCTTTTTGACCAGAATCTCCGGCAACAGACGCGATCGCAGTAACTCAAACTGACCGCGATCGCGGAAAAAATAACTCTCCGTCACCACCAAGCGACGAATCAAGGCTTTCCATTCCCGCCGACTAGCATTTGTCTGGCGATCCACCGTTAAGGGATTGTCCACCCCAAGCCGCAGTAACTCGTAGTACTGCGAAGCAGACGACAGTCCCAACCTTAACAACCGTTGTTCTAATTTTTTGCACAAATTGCGCTCGTCTTGGGGGCGAATCAGTAATCCCGTATGACGTGCAATTAACGAAGAGAAACGTTGAACCCAGTCAGCGTTGAACATTCAAAACGTGTGGTCAGCCAATGAATTGGGGGCATTGAAAGGGGGGACGAACCCTCCGGGAATCACTGCCAGTCCAGCACTTGCATGGATTCCCGACCTAGGTGGCCCTCTTCTAAGCCTAACCCAGATTTTCCCCCTTATCGCCGTAATTCCCTCGGGGATCAAACGAACAACGTTATGATGGGAACGGAAAGTTAAGTTCTATTAAGAAAATTGACTGCGACGTTCGAGTATCCCGATCGCACTGATGCCTGCCGAACTTGGAACGCCCTTGATCTCATTTGGCAAGGGGGAGAAGACGCGGTTCGTAATGGCCTACCCCACCAGCAACTCGCTCCCGCCTGGCAAATGTTGCTTCTCGGCGATGGGTCCCCCACCCGTCACCTACGCCTCCTCACCGGCGAAGCCACCGAAGTTGATGTGATTGACATGTCAGCCATCGGCACCGACGGAGATAGTGCCCCCGATCTCATCCAAGCCGTTCCCAGTCCCCGACTGCGGCGACAAGTCTGGCTACGCACCGCCTCCGGGCAACGACTGGCCTACGCCACCTCCTGGTGGGAAGCCAGTCACATCGACGACTACCTGCAAAACCGTTCCCTTCCCATCTGGGAAAACCTCTCCCGCATCCATGCCGAACTCTATCGCGACGTACGAGGCATCTATTACGGTCACTCACGCCCCCTAGAACAGGCTTTTAACCAGTCAGGCCCCTTCTGGGGTCGCCACTACCTATTTTGGCATCACGGTCAGCCCCTGACCCTCATCTATGAAGTCTTTTCCCCCTATCTCCAGAACTATTTAGGACCGATGAGGGGGGAAAAGAATAGGAAATAGGCAAGAGGCAAGAGGCAAGAGGCAAGAGGCAATAGGCAATAGGCAATAGGCAATAGGCAATAGGCAATAGGCAATAGGCAATAGGCAATAAACTTAGGTCAGTGCCAAGAGTTGTCGTAAATGGGACTCAGCGGCCGCCAGTTCTCCTTCCGTGGGTTCCGTTTGTTGCCAAGTCTGACGTTGGTGCAATAAATCACACCAGCCTTGTAACTGCGGGAACTTCGGCAGGAGATGGCCTAAACGGGGCAACCAGGGAATCACCGTACCTGCCACAATATCCGCCAGACTCAGGGCTGCCCCCCCAAAATAGGGCCGTCCCTGCAACATCTCCTCAAAGACCTGTAACACCTCATCTAAGGACTGATGCACCCCGTTTAACGCCGACTCATCTAACAGCGTCTCCCCAAACTCATGACGCATCAGCGGCATCAGACGGGGCAATAACTCATTCACCGTCAACATCTCAACCATCCGGACTCGTGCCAACGCCTTTGGTTCTCGGGGGACTAAGGGGGGATAGGGGGCGATCGCCTCAACATAATCCAGAATCGCTAAAGACTCCAGCACCCTAAACTCCCCATCCACCAACACCGGAACCTGTCCAAAGGGGTTCACCTCCAGGAACTGGGGCGATCGCTGATCCCCATCGAGTTTCAGGGCCACCAACTCAAAAGAAATCCCTTTTTCCAGCAGCGCAATCCACACCCGCCGCGCATTCCAAGACACCGGGTTATAGTACAGCCGTAACACCGTTCCCCCCGTATCATCCGCCTCATCCTCCTCCAAAGGCGCAATGACACCCTGAATCGTGCCATCAGGCAAAATCGCCTCACTCAAATTCGCCTCCTCAAGATTGGCCAAACTCAGATCCGCCCGCAACAGATTCGCGTGACTGAGATTGGCCCCACTCAAATCCGCCCGAGTCAAAATCGCCCCGCGCAAATCCGCCCCACGCAAATCCGCCCCACTAAAATCCACCCAACTCAAATCCGCCCCACGTAAATCCGCACGGCTGAGATTCGCTTGATTGAGAATCGCCTCACTCAAATCAATGCCATGCAAAATCGTATTGTGTAAATCCGCCCCACTTAGGCGAACCTGCTCAAACTCCCGTTCTCCTGCCTTGTAGCGTTTCAGAAGTTCATCTGTCGTGCGTAGTTCTCCGTCGCGTCCTGTCATAATGGGAATCTATCTCAGCATTGAAAACCATGAGGGAATCAAGGCGTCACGGGCGATCGCCCCAAAACTCCTCCTGCTCATTGTGCCATGATCTCATCAGCGATCTCATCCACGATTTCAGCAACGAATTTCCCACAGCCCCAGCAACGGACTAAAATATGTAAAGCAATCGGTCGCGCCACCGGTTCTGCATCCTCATCCTAAACTCTGCCACTCCAACACCTATATGACCGACGTACCCGTTTCCCGCATCCGCAACTTCTCCATCATCGCCCACATCGACCACGGCAAATCCACCCTGGCCGATCGCCTGCTGTCCTACACCGGAACCGTAGAACAGCGCAAAATGAAAGAACAGTTCCTAGACAACATGGACTTGGAACGGGAACGGGGCATCACCATCAAACTTCAGGCGGCGCGGATGAACTACACCGCCAAAGATGGCCAAAGCTACGTCCTCAACCTCATCGACACCCCCGGCCATGTGGACTTCTCCTACGAAGTCTCCCGGTCCCTCGCCGCCTGTGAAGGGGCCCTACTGGTGGTGGATGCCTCCCAAGGAGTTGAAGCCCAAACCCTGGCCAACGTCTATCTGGCCCTAGAAAACGACCTCGAAATCATCCCCGTCCTCAACAAAATTGACCTCCCTGGGGCCGAACCCGAGCGCGTCATCGAAGAAATCGAAGAAGTCGTCGGCCTCGACTGTTCCGAAGCCATCCACGCCTCCGCCAAAGAAGGCATAGGCATCCCCGAAATCTTAGAATACCTAGTTCATCAAGTTCCACCGCCCCAGGATACCGTCGACGAACCCTTGCGGGCCCTGATTTTTGACAGTTACTACGACCCCTATCGTGGCGTAATTGTCTACTTCCGCATCATGGACGGAACCCTCAACCAGGGCGATCGCGTCCGCTTCATGGCCTCACAAAAAGAATTTGACCTCGACGAAATCGGTATCCTCTGCCCCACCCAACAACAAGTAGACAGCCTCCACGCCGGAGAAGTGGGCTATCTATCCGCCGCCATCAAAGCCGTCGAAGACGCCCGCGTCGGCGACACCATCACGTTAGCCAAAATTCCCGCCGAAGACCCCTTACCGGGCTATACAGAAGCCAAGCCGATGGTGTTTTGTGGCCTCTTCCCCACCGACTCCGACCAATTTGAAGACCTACGGGACGCCCTCGAAAAACTCAAACTCAACGACGCCTCCCTCAACTACGAACCCGAAACCTCAAGCGCCATGGGGTTCGGCTTCCGTTGCGGCTTCCTCGGCCTGCTGCACATGGAAATTATCCAAGAACGCCTCGAACGAGAATATAACCTCGACTTAATCACCACCGCCCCCTCCGTGGTGTATCACGTCACCACCACCGACGGTGAAGTCATCAACATCGACAACCCCAGTTTGATGCCCGATCCCGTCCAACGGGAGAAAATCGAAGAACCCTATGTGCGGGTAGACTTAATTACCCCCGAAGAGTACGTTGGAACCCTCATGGAACTTTGCCAAGGTCGTCGCGGCGAGTTCACCAACATGAAATACCTCACCCCCACCCGCACTACCCTGATTTACGAACTCCCCCTAGCCGAAGTGGTGACCGACTTTTTCGACCAAGTCAAATCGCGATCGCGCGGCTACGCCAGCATGGAATATCAAATGATTGGCTACCGTGAAAACGACCTCGTGCGTCTCGATGTCATGGTCAACAGCGACCCCGTCGATGCCCTAGCAGTCATTGTCCACCGAGACAAAGCCTATCCCGTCGGTCGTGCCCTCGTCGAAAAACTCAAAGAATTGATTCCCCGCCATCAGTTCAAAGTGCCATTACAAGCCTCAATTGGCAGCCGCATTATTGCCAGCGAACGCATCCCCGCCCTCCGCAAAGATGTCTTAGCAAAATGCTACGGCGGCGATATTTCCCGCAAGAAAAAACTCTTAAAGAAACAAGCCAAAGGCAAAAAACGCATGAAAGCGATCGGCACCGTCGACGTTCCTCAAGAAGCCTTCATGGCCATGCTCAAACTCTAAAACATCCCCAACCCAGGGGAGTACCACCCCCATACTCCCCTCCTCCGTGTCCTCCGTGCCTCCGTGGTTATCCTCCCTCCCCCCTCTTGCCCCTTGCCCCTTGCCCCTTGCCTCTTGCCTCTTGCCTTCTTCCCTAAAGAATTGCATCATTTGTAGCCAAAGTAGCCAACCAACCCATCAAAACGAGTTAGGGTAAATAAAAACGTTGGGTTTCGCGATTAACGACGACGAGAGTAGCACCCCCAAGTGCGTCGTCCCACAGCCCGCGTATTGGCGATAAGGCGCTTGCGAACGATGCCCCAAACTCAAACTTCCAGCATTTCCCGAGTAGTCAGTGATAGTAGCTGTCCTGCCCGCACCTTTGAACGTCATGACGGTCTAACCGTCGTGCATCAGTATATTCCCCATAGTCCCGTCATTGTCACCGATGTCTGGGTCAAAGCCGGTGCCAGTGTAGAACCGGAGGATTGG contains these protein-coding regions:
- a CDS encoding chorismate lyase is translated as MTATFEYPDRTDACRTWNALDLIWQGGEDAVRNGLPHQQLAPAWQMLLLGDGSPTRHLRLLTGEATEVDVIDMSAIGTDGDSAPDLIQAVPSPRLRRQVWLRTASGQRLAYATSWWEASHIDDYLQNRSLPIWENLSRIHAELYRDVRGIYYGHSRPLEQAFNQSGPFWGRHYLFWHHGQPLTLIYEVFSPYLQNYLGPMRGEKNRK
- a CDS encoding glutathione S-transferase family protein; the encoded protein is MLRLYYNPVSWNARRVWIALLEKGISFELVALKLDGDQRSPQFLEVNPFGQVPVLVDGEFRVLESLAILDYVEAIAPYPPLVPREPKALARVRMVEMLTVNELLPRLMPLMRHEFGETLLDESALNGVHQSLDEVLQVFEEMLQGRPYFGGAALSLADIVAGTVIPWLPRLGHLLPKFPQLQGWCDLLHQRQTWQQTEPTEGELAAAESHLRQLLALT
- the lepA gene encoding translation elongation factor 4, whose protein sequence is MTDVPVSRIRNFSIIAHIDHGKSTLADRLLSYTGTVEQRKMKEQFLDNMDLERERGITIKLQAARMNYTAKDGQSYVLNLIDTPGHVDFSYEVSRSLAACEGALLVVDASQGVEAQTLANVYLALENDLEIIPVLNKIDLPGAEPERVIEEIEEVVGLDCSEAIHASAKEGIGIPEILEYLVHQVPPPQDTVDEPLRALIFDSYYDPYRGVIVYFRIMDGTLNQGDRVRFMASQKEFDLDEIGILCPTQQQVDSLHAGEVGYLSAAIKAVEDARVGDTITLAKIPAEDPLPGYTEAKPMVFCGLFPTDSDQFEDLRDALEKLKLNDASLNYEPETSSAMGFGFRCGFLGLLHMEIIQERLEREYNLDLITTAPSVVYHVTTTDGEVINIDNPSLMPDPVQREKIEEPYVRVDLITPEEYVGTLMELCQGRRGEFTNMKYLTPTRTTLIYELPLAEVVTDFFDQVKSRSRGYASMEYQMIGYRENDLVRLDVMVNSDPVDALAVIVHRDKAYPVGRALVEKLKELIPRHQFKVPLQASIGSRIIASERIPALRKDVLAKCYGGDISRKKKLLKKQAKGKKRMKAIGTVDVPQEAFMAMLKL